The stretch of DNA AACAAGTCGTTCACGGTGGTGTCTGAAGACTGTGGCAACGAGGTGAGCGAGGCATCTGTTTCGTTTCAGCCAGACCAGTCACAGGTGCAGGTCTCGGGCACCATCTTCGGCCCGAGCGCGTGTTATACCGGGAAACTTGATTCCGCAACCTACGACGGCGAGTCCGATACTCTGAACATCCACGTCGTTACCGAGCAACCGGACGAGGACGCGATGTGCGCCCAGTGCATTCAGGAGATTCAGTACCAAGCGTCGATTGGCTTCGAAAATGGGTTGCCGGAAACTGTGGTCGTGACCCACACCACGGGCGGCGAAGACCACGAAGTCGCCCGCGCATCGCAGTCGGCGTAGGTTCAAGACAGAAGGCGGCACAAGTGTGCGTCATGCATCCGAACTGTGACCAAACGAAATCGGCAGACGAGAGGCGTCTACTCGGCCAACGACAACGCTTAAGCGCGGCCATAACTTGGTGAATTGTACGATTATGGGCGATATTGAGGACATCTATGGGGACCTTGAGGCCGACGTCTCAGAGGAGGAGTTTCGAGAAGCAGTGGCTGCAAAGGTCGAGCAGATGGGCGGGCTTGCAGACGAGGAAACGGCAGCCATGCTCATCGCGCACGAACTCGCGGACGGCGAGGTCGAGGGCATCGCGGACATCAAGCCCGGCCAAGACGAGGTCAAGTTCCTCGCGAAGGTCATGAAAATCGGGGACCTGCGCACCTTCGAGCGCGACGGCGAGGACGAAGACGGCCGCGTCATCAACGTCGAAGTCGCAGACGAAACCGGGAGCATCCGCATCAGCTTCTGGGACGAGCAGGCAGAGGCCATCGCGAGCGACCAGCTCGAAGTCGGCACCGTGTTGCGCATCAAAGGCCGTCCGAAAGAGGGCTTCAACGGCGTCGAAGTCAGCGTCGACCAAGCAGAACCCGACGACGAGGTCGATATCGACGTTGAGGTGCTCGACACCCATACCATCGAGAAACTCTCACTCGGCCTCTCCGACGTGAACCTGCAGGGTAAAGTGCTCGACACCGGCACCGTCCGCACGTTCTCGCGCGACGATGGCTCCGAGGGACGCGTCTCGAACCTCACGCTTGGCGACCCGACCGGCCGTATCCGCATCACGCTCTGGGACGAGCAAGCCAATCGCGCCGAAGAACTCAGCGCTGGCGTGTCGGTCGAAATCGTCGATGGCTACGTCCGCGAGCGCGACGGCAGCTTAGAACTCCACGTCGGCAGCCGCGGCAAGGTCGAAGAAATCGACGAAGACATTGAGTACGTCCCCGAGTCCACGCCAATCGCTGACCTCGAAATCGGCATGAAC from Haladaptatus sp. ZSTT2 encodes:
- a CDS encoding twin-arginine translocation signal domain-containing protein, which gives rise to MNRRTFLTAVAVGGVAGVAGCVSSTNPGTGGETTTDDSPTEQSPTLTNKSFTVVSEDCGNEVSEASVSFQPDQSQVQVSGTIFGPSACYTGKLDSATYDGESDTLNIHVVTEQPDEDAMCAQCIQEIQYQASIGFENGLPETVVVTHTTGGEDHEVARASQSA
- a CDS encoding single-stranded DNA binding protein yields the protein MGDIEDIYGDLEADVSEEEFREAVAAKVEQMGGLADEETAAMLIAHELADGEVEGIADIKPGQDEVKFLAKVMKIGDLRTFERDGEDEDGRVINVEVADETGSIRISFWDEQAEAIASDQLEVGTVLRIKGRPKEGFNGVEVSVDQAEPDDEVDIDVEVLDTHTIEKLSLGLSDVNLQGKVLDTGTVRTFSRDDGSEGRVSNLTLGDPTGRIRITLWDEQANRAEELSAGVSVEIVDGYVRERDGSLELHVGSRGKVEEIDEDIEYVPESTPIADLEIGMNADIGGVVRSADPKRTFDRDDGSEGQVRNIRVQDSTGDIRVALWGDKADYEIGPGDEVHLADVEIKDGWQEDMEASAGWRTTISVTQDTDREVETSSLDDAKDTGLSAFANGNKPDTDDGESDDTDGETVEFTGTVVQAGNPVVLDDGKETMSVETSQTVQLGQEITVRGQLQDGRLNATDIF